The Nitriliruptor alkaliphilus DSM 45188 genome includes a region encoding these proteins:
- the alr gene encoding alanine racemase has product MRPTVVRVDLAAVRHNVRTLAATAGTEVCAVVKADAYGHGAVEVGRAALEAGASWLGVALVEEGATLRRAGIDAPILLLSEPPVAGIGALLDARLTPVVYQPPFLAALDAAAADRGETVSVHVKADTGMGRVGVPPRAWTDLLRQAAGARSLVVDGLMTHLACADEPERDVTGDQLAGFERFLAAARGLGLEPRWIHAANTAGTLLHPAARHDLVRPGIGVYGLSPAPAVDAAEHGLLPALSLVSQVSFAKRVEAGTAVSYGHRWAAPTDGWVATVPVGYADGVPRRLTGHGEVLLGGARRPIAGTVTMDQLLVWCGDLEPAVGDEVVLLGRQGDEQLRVEDWARHLGTITYELTSQLTSRLPRTYVGGQPPAAG; this is encoded by the coding sequence GTGCGTCCCACGGTGGTCCGCGTCGACCTCGCCGCCGTCCGACACAACGTGCGCACGCTGGCCGCCACGGCGGGGACCGAGGTGTGCGCCGTCGTCAAGGCCGACGCGTACGGGCACGGTGCCGTCGAGGTCGGACGTGCCGCCCTGGAGGCGGGGGCGTCCTGGCTCGGGGTCGCGCTCGTGGAGGAGGGGGCGACGCTGCGGCGGGCGGGCATCGACGCGCCGATCCTGCTCCTGTCGGAACCCCCGGTGGCCGGCATCGGTGCGCTGCTCGACGCCCGGCTGACCCCCGTGGTCTACCAGCCACCGTTCCTCGCCGCGCTGGATGCGGCGGCTGCCGACCGAGGCGAGACCGTGTCGGTCCACGTCAAGGCCGACACCGGCATGGGCAGGGTCGGGGTCCCTCCTCGTGCCTGGACCGACCTCCTGCGTCAGGCAGCCGGGGCTCGGAGCCTCGTGGTCGACGGCCTGATGACCCACCTGGCCTGCGCTGACGAGCCGGAACGCGACGTGACCGGTGACCAGCTCGCGGGGTTCGAGCGCTTCCTGGCCGCAGCCCGGGGGCTCGGCCTCGAGCCGCGGTGGATCCACGCCGCCAACACCGCGGGCACCCTCCTCCACCCGGCCGCGCGCCACGACCTCGTGCGGCCCGGGATCGGCGTGTATGGACTGTCGCCAGCACCTGCCGTCGACGCGGCCGAGCACGGCCTGCTCCCCGCGTTGTCGCTCGTCAGCCAGGTCTCCTTCGCCAAACGGGTCGAGGCGGGTACCGCGGTCTCCTACGGCCACCGGTGGGCCGCCCCCACCGACGGCTGGGTCGCGACGGTGCCCGTCGGGTACGCGGACGGGGTGCCGCGACGTCTCACGGGCCACGGCGAGGTGCTGCTCGGAGGGGCGCGGCGGCCCATCGCGGGCACCGTGACCATGGATCAGCTCCTGGTGTGGTGCGGCGACCTGGAACCGGCGGTGGGTGACGAGGTGGTCCTGCTCGGACGGCAGGGCGACGAGCAACTGCGCGTCGAGGACTGGGCCCGCCACCTCGGCACGATCACCTACGAGCTGACCTCGCAGCTGACCTCCCGGCTCCCGCGCACCTACGTCGGAGGCCAGCCACCGGCCGCTGGGTAG
- a CDS encoding NAD(P)H-hydrate dehydratase → MSRTGGPSMREPQLAFPLLDAAAARAGDQAAVAAGDTWQGLMTRAAGHLARGVLRLAGRRYGLRVAILVGKGDNGGDGWTAAPLLRAAGAQVWIVAVDGTDVEVSEATATARRAWLKAGGRTSAGTGDLADVLAWCDVAVDCLLGTGARGAPRGAAGEATAALRLAHGRGTPVVACDVPSGVSADDGSAGEGAVQADLTVTFGAHKRGLLLHPGAQHAGRIVVGDLGVHYDPGPVSWHGLTAAGAAPADLEVDADKRARGTVLVVAGAVGTSGAASLAATGALRAGAGLVTVAAPDPVRTEVAARTDAGVMVRGVAGSDDGELAGPSGLPDPSEVDVVVAGPGLGRGSGVREVVAHLRGSAHRLVLDADALNVHREDPQALADHTGDLVLTPHERELARIGGGDDGPDAWAHRVERVPDLAARYRATIVAKGPGTMVAAPDGRVWVCPHGGPALGSGGTGDALAGIVAAAIAGADDVPLAVAQAVWWHAVAGQRVGAGRAGRTTATDLLAALPGVLGDLLDGRPVP, encoded by the coding sequence GTGAGCCGCACGGGGGGTCCGTCGATGCGCGAGCCGCAGCTCGCCTTCCCGCTGCTCGACGCGGCAGCGGCCCGCGCCGGCGACCAGGCGGCGGTGGCGGCGGGGGACACCTGGCAGGGGCTCATGACGCGGGCGGCCGGGCACCTCGCCCGCGGTGTGCTCCGGCTCGCCGGTCGTCGCTACGGGCTGCGCGTCGCGATCCTGGTCGGCAAGGGGGACAACGGGGGCGATGGCTGGACCGCAGCACCGCTCCTGCGGGCCGCTGGCGCGCAGGTGTGGATCGTCGCGGTGGACGGCACCGACGTCGAGGTGTCCGAGGCGACCGCGACGGCCCGCCGCGCCTGGCTGAAGGCCGGTGGCCGGACCTCGGCGGGCACCGGGGACCTCGCCGACGTGCTGGCCTGGTGCGACGTGGCCGTTGACTGCCTGCTCGGCACGGGGGCCCGCGGGGCACCACGCGGCGCGGCGGGGGAGGCCACGGCGGCGCTCCGCCTCGCGCACGGTCGAGGGACCCCGGTGGTCGCCTGCGACGTGCCGTCCGGGGTGTCGGCCGACGACGGTTCAGCCGGCGAGGGCGCGGTGCAGGCGGACCTCACGGTGACCTTCGGCGCACACAAGCGGGGCCTCTTGCTGCACCCCGGAGCTCAGCACGCGGGCCGCATCGTCGTCGGCGACCTCGGGGTCCACTACGACCCGGGCCCGGTGTCCTGGCACGGCTTGACCGCGGCGGGCGCCGCTCCTGCTGACCTCGAGGTCGACGCGGACAAGCGCGCCCGCGGGACGGTGCTCGTGGTCGCGGGTGCGGTCGGGACCTCCGGTGCCGCCTCGCTGGCCGCGACCGGGGCCCTGCGCGCCGGCGCCGGCCTCGTCACGGTGGCCGCCCCCGACCCCGTCCGCACCGAGGTCGCCGCCCGGACCGACGCTGGCGTCATGGTCCGGGGTGTGGCGGGCAGCGACGACGGCGAGCTGGCTGGTCCCAGCGGTCTGCCCGACCCCTCGGAGGTCGACGTGGTGGTCGCCGGCCCCGGCCTCGGACGGGGCAGCGGTGTGCGCGAGGTCGTCGCGCACCTGCGGGGCTCGGCCCACCGCCTGGTCCTGGACGCCGACGCGCTCAACGTCCACCGCGAGGACCCGCAGGCCCTGGCGGACCACACCGGCGACCTCGTCCTCACCCCGCACGAGCGTGAGCTCGCTCGGATCGGTGGTGGTGACGACGGGCCGGACGCCTGGGCGCACCGGGTCGAGCGCGTCCCGGACCTCGCTGCCCGCTACCGCGCCACGATCGTGGCCAAGGGGCCCGGCACCATGGTCGCCGCGCCCGACGGCCGGGTCTGGGTGTGCCCGCACGGCGGGCCAGCGCTCGGCAGCGGCGGCACCGGCGACGCGCTCGCCGGGATCGTCGCCGCCGCCATCGCCGGCGCGGACGACGTCCCCCTCGCGGTCGCCCAGGCCGTCTGGTGGCACGCGGTGGCCGGTCAACGGGTCGGCGCCGGTCGCGCCGGTCGCACGACGGCCACCGATCTCCTCGCTGCGCTGCCGGGGGTGCTCGGGGACCTCCTCGACGGTCGGCCGGTGCCGTGA
- the glmS gene encoding glutamine--fructose-6-phosphate transaminase (isomerizing): protein MCGIIGITGRDDAVDGIVAGLQRLEYRGYDSAGIVVGGQELAYLKRAGKLSNLTAALEDEPTAGRIGIGHTRWATHGAPNDVNAHPHLDPSGRVAVVHNGIIENYQALRASLGDDVTFASETDTEVAAHLVARELAAQTTPDLLAAVRTVVAQLEGAFSLCFVAVDDPDTIVVAKHEAPLIVAHADGVGYCASDVAALIAHTRDVAALLDGQIARITPEGYEVVDVDGNAVEPHRYSVDWDLDAAEKQGYDHFMLKEIHEQPQAVADTLRDRLADGRLHLDELRSDEGEIARIDKVFILACGTSLHSGMVTKLAIEHWAGIPVEVEVASEFRYRDPILSEHTLVIAISQSGETSDTIAAANHARDQRAPVIALVNVVGSTLAREADGVLYTHAGPEVAVASTKAFTTQIVGGLLLGLYLAQQRGRMYSSEIGDILQRLQRIPAALEQVLELDPQVANLAERYQDAPYTMFIGRHTGLPIAYEGALKLKEISYLHAEAFPAGEMKHGPIALIEEGSLVVALAPAGHVFGKMVSNIQEVRARGAAVLAIGTEGSVSDLKAHADHVLTLPEAPHELAGPVLSVVPLQLFSYHVATARGEDVDQPRNLAKTVTVE from the coding sequence GTGTGCGGCATCATCGGTATCACCGGACGAGACGACGCCGTCGACGGGATCGTGGCCGGCCTGCAACGGCTCGAGTACCGCGGGTACGACTCGGCCGGCATCGTGGTCGGCGGGCAGGAACTGGCGTACCTCAAGCGCGCCGGCAAGCTGAGCAACCTGACCGCGGCCCTCGAGGACGAGCCGACCGCCGGCCGGATCGGTATCGGCCACACCCGCTGGGCGACCCACGGGGCGCCCAACGACGTCAACGCCCACCCCCACCTCGACCCGTCCGGGCGTGTAGCGGTCGTCCACAACGGCATCATCGAGAACTACCAGGCGCTGCGTGCCTCCCTCGGCGATGACGTCACCTTCGCCTCCGAGACCGACACCGAGGTGGCCGCGCACCTCGTCGCCCGCGAGCTGGCCGCGCAGACCACCCCCGACCTGCTCGCCGCGGTGCGGACCGTGGTCGCCCAGCTCGAGGGGGCGTTCTCGCTCTGCTTCGTCGCCGTGGACGATCCCGACACCATCGTGGTCGCCAAGCACGAGGCCCCGCTGATCGTCGCGCACGCCGACGGGGTCGGGTACTGCGCCTCGGACGTCGCGGCACTGATCGCCCACACCCGCGACGTGGCGGCGTTGCTCGACGGCCAGATCGCCCGCATCACCCCGGAGGGCTACGAGGTGGTGGACGTCGACGGCAACGCGGTCGAGCCCCACCGCTACTCGGTCGACTGGGACCTCGACGCTGCCGAGAAGCAGGGCTACGACCACTTCATGCTCAAGGAGATCCACGAGCAGCCCCAGGCCGTGGCCGACACCCTGCGCGACCGGCTGGCCGATGGCCGACTGCACCTCGATGAGCTCCGCAGCGACGAGGGTGAGATCGCCCGGATAGACAAGGTCTTCATCCTCGCCTGCGGGACCTCGCTGCACTCGGGCATGGTCACCAAGCTCGCCATCGAGCACTGGGCGGGCATCCCCGTCGAGGTCGAGGTCGCCAGCGAGTTCCGCTACCGCGACCCGATCCTGTCCGAGCACACCCTGGTCATCGCCATCTCCCAGTCGGGCGAGACCAGCGACACGATCGCGGCGGCCAACCACGCCCGTGACCAGCGGGCGCCGGTCATCGCGCTGGTCAACGTGGTCGGCTCGACCCTCGCGCGCGAAGCCGACGGGGTGCTCTACACCCACGCGGGTCCCGAGGTCGCCGTCGCGTCGACCAAGGCGTTCACGACCCAGATCGTCGGTGGTCTGCTGCTCGGCCTCTACCTCGCCCAACAGCGGGGTCGGATGTACAGCTCCGAGATCGGTGACATCCTCCAGCGCCTCCAGCGCATCCCTGCCGCCCTCGAGCAGGTCCTCGAGCTCGACCCGCAGGTCGCCAACCTCGCCGAGCGCTACCAGGACGCGCCGTACACGATGTTCATCGGCAGACACACCGGCCTGCCCATCGCCTACGAGGGCGCCCTGAAGCTCAAGGAGATCAGCTACCTGCACGCCGAGGCCTTCCCGGCCGGCGAGATGAAGCACGGTCCCATCGCCCTGATCGAGGAGGGCTCGCTGGTGGTCGCGCTGGCCCCGGCCGGGCACGTGTTCGGCAAGATGGTGTCCAACATCCAGGAGGTCCGTGCCCGTGGCGCAGCCGTCCTCGCCATCGGGACCGAAGGGTCGGTGTCGGACCTGAAGGCTCACGCCGACCACGTCCTGACGCTGCCCGAGGCACCGCACGAGCTCGCCGGGCCGGTCCTGTCGGTCGTGCCCCTCCAGCTGTTCAGCTACCACGTGGCCACAGCACGTGGTGAGGACGTCGATCAGCCCCGCAACCTCGCCAAGACCGTCACGGTCGAGTGA